A stretch of the Onychomys torridus chromosome 23, mOncTor1.1, whole genome shotgun sequence genome encodes the following:
- the LOC118573009 gene encoding MICOS complex subunit Mic10-like: MSESDLVRKWDRCMAHVEVNRGTGFGLGVVFSLTLKRRMWPLAFASGVGRGMAYSSCQHSLQASYLLHGKYVKRAVMYAENITAGGKRSRGYSSGR, encoded by the coding sequence ATGTCAGAATCCGACCTCGTCAGAAAGTGGGACCGGTGCATGGCCCATGTGGAGGTGAATCGAGGTACTGGATTTGGATTAGGAGTTGTTTTCTCTCTCACCTTGAAAAGAAGAATGTGGCCATTGGCCTTCGCTTCTGGCGTGGGACGGGGGATGGCCTATTCCAGCTGTCAGCACAGCTTGCAGGCCTCGTATCTTCTACATGGAAAATATGTCAAAAGAGCAGTGATGTATGCTGAGAACATCACAGCGGGAGGAAAGAGAAGCCGCGGTTATTCCTCGGGACGCTGA